A single genomic interval of Nitrospirota bacterium harbors:
- a CDS encoding tetratricopeptide repeat protein, translated as MLTGQKTVLLAKITRPKLSGIFGRDRLFRLIDKGRNRPVVWIAAQAGSGKTTLVASYLDSRKLPCLWYQMDEGDGDIASFFYYMGMAAKKAAPRHRKPLPLLTSEYLMGIPVFTRHYFEELFCRLKSPAVIVLDNYQDAPLDSDFHDMLVNGIDVIPEGITVLVLSRVDPPPQLARLQANNRLRLIGEDEVRFTREESGELLKTQGQGQITGKALDLLYRKTEGWAAGLVLLMAGAGRAGPGYQSPEDASSANLFDYFANEIFIKADTATQDVLLKTSFLQRINTSDAEQLTENEMAGQVLERLSRHHYFTQKYDRAYQYHPLFREFLQNSAKRIFSETDRTRIQVKAAGLLEKSGRVEEAIGLYIESLDWGQTERLILSQAPALVSQGRSATLEGWLKSFPQEHIDKAPWLLYWSGICRMAFDPYDSRRLLEKSFERFMADKDRTGTFLSWASIVDTFVYAWGDFSPLDRWIAVMEEFLAEQPEFPSPEIEVRVAGCMLSAMANRQPGRAGLAHWAERVQGIVVTSNNVQLKLMLGSQLIFYYLWVGDFSKIVFVVEALRPSGSLKEYDPLTRQNWYAWKAMYSWFVADWAACWQAISDGIKNAEDSGIHLLDLFLLAQGVFGGLSLGDPSAAVSCLEKMALTNSPRPGDKGLYQYQAASVAWYYGEYKKSMVHGNLGIELCEKLGWPISMVLCLIEHAVTLFDDNRHDEADDCLAKALEICRGMNGLEFLAYINGARFAFDRGDGKQGLAFLEQGMALGARFGYLNLPRWNDGNMSRLCAKALEHGIEPEYVQKLIGLRGLIPERQVEDWPYSMKVYALGNFKLYKDDKPVEFAGKVQKKPLEMLKALIALGGKGVSEERLIDLLWPDADADSAHKSHEITLLRLRRLLDVEGAIQFKGGLVTLDPRYCWVDVWALEDIFSKTATAWKTANISGTSKEIAAETIRLTEKAIEMYKGDFLESDAHQAWAAPLREKMKSRIVFLLLALGNHWERSGQWNKALEYFQKGLDRDDLTEEFYQHLMVCHEMLGQKAEAVKVYKKCSSVLSSALGISPSEKTEEIYSRLTKTR; from the coding sequence ATGCTTACCGGTCAAAAAACAGTACTACTGGCCAAGATCACGCGTCCGAAACTGTCCGGCATATTCGGTCGGGACAGGCTTTTTCGTCTCATCGACAAGGGACGAAACAGGCCGGTGGTCTGGATCGCGGCCCAGGCAGGTTCAGGCAAGACCACACTCGTCGCGAGTTATCTAGATTCCCGGAAACTTCCGTGTCTGTGGTACCAGATGGACGAAGGCGACGGAGACATCGCATCGTTTTTCTACTATATGGGTATGGCTGCAAAAAAGGCCGCGCCCCGGCACAGGAAACCGCTTCCGCTGTTGACCTCTGAATATCTCATGGGCATCCCGGTATTTACCCGCCATTACTTCGAAGAACTCTTCTGCCGCCTCAAGTCGCCTGCGGTCATCGTTCTGGACAATTATCAGGACGCGCCTCTTGATTCCGATTTTCACGACATGCTTGTCAACGGGATCGACGTTATCCCCGAAGGGATCACTGTTCTCGTTCTGAGCCGTGTTGATCCTCCTCCTCAGCTTGCGCGGCTTCAGGCAAATAATCGGCTCCGGCTCATCGGTGAGGATGAAGTTCGTTTTACCCGGGAAGAGTCGGGGGAACTGCTGAAAACACAGGGGCAAGGGCAGATCACCGGTAAAGCGTTGGACCTGCTGTATAGAAAAACCGAAGGCTGGGCTGCCGGATTAGTCCTGTTGATGGCCGGAGCCGGGAGGGCCGGGCCAGGCTATCAATCGCCTGAGGACGCATCCTCTGCAAATCTCTTCGATTATTTCGCAAACGAGATTTTCATCAAGGCTGACACAGCAACACAGGACGTGCTTTTGAAGACGTCGTTTCTTCAGAGAATCAACACGTCGGACGCTGAACAGTTGACCGAAAATGAGATGGCCGGCCAAGTCCTGGAACGGCTTAGCCGTCATCATTACTTTACGCAGAAATACGACCGGGCATATCAGTATCATCCGCTGTTCCGGGAATTTCTTCAAAACAGCGCAAAAAGAATATTTTCGGAGACCGACAGAACGCGTATTCAGGTAAAAGCAGCAGGACTCCTCGAAAAGTCGGGTCGGGTTGAAGAGGCGATCGGGCTTTATATCGAGTCTCTTGATTGGGGGCAAACGGAACGCCTGATTCTCTCGCAAGCGCCTGCGCTTGTGTCGCAAGGCAGAAGCGCCACGCTCGAAGGATGGCTGAAAAGCTTTCCGCAGGAGCACATCGACAAAGCCCCCTGGCTCCTTTACTGGTCCGGCATCTGCCGGATGGCCTTTGATCCTTACGATAGCCGAAGACTGCTCGAAAAATCATTCGAGCGGTTTATGGCAGATAAAGACAGAACCGGGACGTTTCTATCGTGGGCGAGTATTGTCGATACGTTTGTCTACGCCTGGGGGGACTTCTCGCCGCTTGACCGATGGATCGCTGTTATGGAGGAGTTCCTTGCCGAACAACCGGAATTTCCCTCTCCGGAAATAGAAGTGCGCGTTGCCGGATGCATGTTGAGCGCTATGGCGAACCGGCAGCCCGGGCGGGCAGGGCTGGCCCATTGGGCTGAGCGCGTCCAGGGGATCGTTGTTACAAGTAATAACGTTCAGCTCAAATTGATGCTCGGCAGCCAGTTGATCTTTTATTATCTCTGGGTCGGCGATTTTTCGAAGATCGTCTTTGTGGTTGAGGCACTGCGCCCCTCCGGCAGTCTTAAGGAATATGATCCGCTCACGAGGCAGAACTGGTATGCATGGAAGGCCATGTACTCCTGGTTTGTCGCAGACTGGGCAGCGTGCTGGCAGGCAATTTCCGACGGCATAAAAAATGCCGAAGACAGCGGCATTCATCTGCTCGATCTGTTCCTTCTTGCCCAGGGGGTTTTCGGCGGCCTGAGCCTGGGAGACCCTTCGGCCGCTGTCTCATGTCTTGAAAAGATGGCGCTTACCAACAGCCCCCGGCCCGGGGACAAGGGCTTGTATCAGTATCAGGCAGCATCGGTCGCCTGGTATTACGGTGAATATAAAAAGTCCATGGTACACGGGAATCTCGGCATAGAACTCTGTGAGAAGTTAGGGTGGCCGATTTCGATGGTTCTCTGCCTCATCGAACATGCGGTAACGCTCTTCGACGACAACCGGCATGACGAGGCGGATGACTGCCTGGCGAAGGCCCTGGAAATCTGTCGGGGCATGAATGGTCTCGAATTCCTGGCGTATATAAACGGAGCTCGGTTTGCCTTTGATCGAGGTGATGGAAAACAGGGACTTGCTTTTCTGGAACAAGGTATGGCGCTCGGTGCGCGGTTCGGCTATTTGAATTTGCCCAGGTGGAATGACGGAAACATGTCGCGGCTCTGCGCAAAAGCTCTGGAACATGGCATCGAACCGGAATATGTGCAGAAATTGATCGGTCTGCGGGGCCTGATACCTGAAAGACAGGTAGAAGACTGGCCCTATTCCATGAAGGTATATGCCCTCGGTAATTTCAAGCTGTATAAAGACGACAAGCCGGTTGAGTTCGCCGGCAAAGTGCAGAAGAAGCCCCTTGAGATGCTTAAGGCGCTGATAGCTCTTGGGGGAAAAGGTGTGTCCGAGGAGCGATTGATCGATCTTCTTTGGCCCGATGCGGATGCTGACTCAGCCCATAAATCACACGAGATAACCCTGCTTCGCCTTCGACGGCTGCTCGACGTTGAAGGGGCGATACAGTTTAAGGGCGGACTGGTTACTCTCGACCCCAGGTATTGCTGGGTAGACGTCTGGGCACTTGAGGACATTTTCAGCAAGACTGCTACTGCATGGAAAACAGCAAATATCTCCGGGACATCAAAAGAGATCGCAGCCGAGACAATACGATTGACTGAAAAGGCGATTGAGATGTATAAGGGAGATTTCCTTGAGTCCGATGCGCATCAGGCTTGGGCCGCTCCCCTGCGCGAGAAGATGAAGAGCAGGATCGTCTTTCTTCTCCTGGCGCTGGGCAACCACTGGGAACGATCAGGACAATGGAATAAGGCCCTGGAATATTTTCAGAAGGGGCTTGATAGAGACGATCTCACCGAAGAGTTCTATCAGCATCTCATGGTCTGTCACGAGATGCTTGGACAAAAGGCAGAGGCAGTGAAAGTATACAAAAAATGCAGTTCGGTCCTTTCTTCAGCACTGGGTATTTCCCCCTCAGAAAAAACTGAAGAGATCTATTCCCGCCTAACAAAAACCCGATAG
- a CDS encoding response regulator, translating to MKGYERQRYASFPDSIASGMLAGRGKILLVEDDDLVREMFMAYLSVFGYEAMAASDAESALRIFSENREGFSLVISDIVMPGMNGIELCETLLEVDPALKILLTSGHIPDFINARRLFMRFEFLQKPFTPEEFEQKVRTLVSGPLKVMQAAD from the coding sequence ATGAAAGGCTATGAGCGACAGAGATATGCTTCTTTTCCGGACAGTATTGCATCGGGTATGTTGGCAGGCAGAGGGAAGATCTTGCTGGTTGAAGATGACGACCTGGTGCGGGAGATGTTCATGGCGTATCTGTCAGTTTTTGGCTATGAGGCGATGGCAGCGTCCGATGCAGAGTCTGCGCTTCGGATATTTTCTGAAAATAGGGAAGGTTTTTCTCTGGTGATTTCGGATATTGTCATGCCCGGCATGAACGGTATCGAGTTGTGTGAGACACTTCTTGAGGTCGATCCTGCTCTTAAGATATTGCTGACAAGCGGTCATATCCCTGATTTTATCAATGCCAGACGCCTCTTCATGCGCTTTGAATTTCTTCAGAAACCGTTCACCCCAGAGGAATTTGAGCAAAAGGTAAGGACGCTTGTTTCAGGACCCCTGAAAGTTATGCAGGCGGCTGATTGA
- a CDS encoding choice-of-anchor D domain-containing protein, with product MKRTGFIAMAVAFFLSALALVSPVGAGMFTEYPLPTAASAPYAITSGPDGALWFTEADGNKIGRITTAGVITEYTIPTAASAPSIITAGPDGALWFTEYGGNKIGRITTAGVITEYPVPTVASSPYGITTGPDGALWFTEYGGNKIGRITTAGVITEYTIPTAASGPYDITTGPDGRLWFTESGGNKIGRINATTGVFVEFSLPGNASSPFGITTGPDGKLWFTEYAGNKIGRLDPTNVAINEFAVPTAASIPTAITTGPDGDLWFTEGIGKIGRITTAGVIAEAAIPTAGGMPLGITTGPDGDLWFTDNTGNKISHFTPNGTFTVTNLNDSGPGSLRQAMLDADASLGADTIRFSVSGTITLASTLPGITDIDGLTIDGTGQTVTISGNNAVQVTGVSTGKSLTLNHLTISNGKGLGSINNNKGTLTIANCTFSDNIGNVGAIYNQSGTTIITNSTFSGNSVTSYAGCIYNSSGTISITNSTFSGNSAPGGACLFNDLGGGTVTLRNSIVADSISGVNCSGAIVSGGYNIDSGNSCGFTGTGDLINTDPLLGPLADNGGPTWTMELLAGSPAIDAGDPATGLNADQRSVPRPFGSADIGAYEYIAKPNQAALIFTPGAFLTYNATETLSTTGGSGTGAVTYQVTLGNCSISGGNVLKADSGTGSCSITATKAGDANYSQATATATVTLQKAVTTTALNANVAFTQPVPTVTLTATVSSPSGSPSSGVVGFTANGSIIAGCAAVSVVSGTATCTTTSLLPGVYDITAVYSVSANYLNSTSAVLKVTTLLGKMSRNSWYLSPEGWIVRAYTKADAPNEVYLEVLDTGNVVVAPSGMAGMSSNPMLLASDATVPEVALGFNRATRTAYVTYTSAGGRQEVEVTGIKGNSPLIGVTPEPVLFGNVKLKKTVTMTVTVSNRGVQPLHVTAIGAPAAPFGIAGGGTCAVGVPVAAGGSCSIVVKFAPAAAQGYSSSFVISSDGGNATVHLSGTGWL from the coding sequence ATGAAACGAACAGGATTTATTGCAATGGCAGTGGCGTTTTTTCTGTCTGCCCTTGCGTTAGTCTCGCCCGTTGGGGCAGGGATGTTCACCGAGTACCCGCTTCCGACTGCCGCAAGCGCACCGTATGCCATCACGTCAGGGCCGGACGGCGCCCTCTGGTTTACCGAGGCGGATGGCAACAAGATCGGCCGCATAACAACAGCAGGGGTTATAACGGAGTATACGATCCCGACTGCCGCAAGCGCACCATCCATCATCACCGCAGGGCCGGACGGCGCCCTCTGGTTTACGGAGTATGGCGGCAACAAGATCGGCCGGATAACAACAGCAGGGGTTATAACGGAGTATCCGGTTCCGACGGTCGCAAGCTCACCGTATGGCATCACGACAGGGCCGGACGGCGCCCTCTGGTTTACGGAGTATGGCGGCAACAAGATCGGCCGGATAACAACAGCAGGGGTTATAACGGAGTATACGATCCCAACGGCCGCAAGTGGACCGTATGACATAACGACAGGGCCGGACGGAAGGCTCTGGTTTACTGAGTCTGGCGGCAACAAGATCGGCCGCATAAACGCCACGACCGGTGTTTTTGTAGAGTTTTCGCTCCCGGGTAACGCCAGCAGCCCCTTCGGCATAACAACAGGGCCGGACGGAAAGCTCTGGTTTACCGAATATGCCGGCAACAAGATCGGCCGCTTGGACCCCACGAATGTGGCTATTAATGAATTTGCCGTTCCGACCGCCGCAAGCATTCCGACCGCGATCACGACAGGGCCGGATGGAGACCTCTGGTTTACGGAGGGTATAGGAAAGATCGGTCGCATAACAACGGCAGGGGTTATTGCCGAGGCCGCTATCCCGACTGCCGGAGGGATGCCATTAGGCATCACGACAGGGCCGGATGGAGACCTCTGGTTTACCGACAATACCGGCAACAAGATCAGCCATTTTACGCCCAATGGGACTTTCACGGTCACAAACCTCAACGATAGCGGGCCTGGTTCTCTCAGGCAGGCGATGCTGGATGCCGATGCCTCTCTTGGGGCTGACACAATCAGGTTTAGCGTCAGCGGAACAATTACCCTTGCGTCTACACTGCCGGGCATCACCGACATAGATGGTCTGACGATCGACGGAACCGGACAGACGGTGACGATCAGCGGTAACAACGCAGTTCAGGTGACAGGCGTTTCTACTGGCAAATCGTTGACCCTTAATCATTTGACGATTAGTAATGGCAAAGGCTTAGGCAGCATTAATAATAACAAAGGAACTCTGACCATAGCGAATTGTACCTTCTCCGACAATATAGGGAATGTAGGCGCGATTTATAACCAGTCCGGCACGACGATCATTACGAACAGCACCTTCTCCGGCAATAGCGTGACCAGCTATGCCGGTTGCATTTACAATAGCTCAGGCACGATATCCATTACGAACAGCACCTTCTCGGGAAATAGCGCACCAGGTGGCGCCTGTCTTTTTAACGACCTCGGCGGCGGCACAGTGACGCTGAGAAACAGTATCGTTGCCGATAGCATATCCGGCGTGAATTGTTCCGGTGCGATTGTTTCTGGCGGCTACAACATTGACAGCGGTAACAGCTGTGGTTTCACCGGCACGGGCGACCTCATTAACACCGACCCACTCCTCGGTCCTTTGGCTGACAACGGCGGCCCGACCTGGACCATGGAGCTTCTTGCTGGCAGTCCGGCAATCGATGCCGGTGATCCCGCTACTGGTCTTAACGCTGACCAGCGGAGTGTGCCACGGCCTTTTGGTTCAGCCGATATCGGCGCATATGAATATATTGCGAAGCCGAACCAGGCAGCGCTTATCTTTACTCCGGGCGCGTTTTTGACGTATAACGCGACAGAGACGCTGAGCACGACAGGGGGCAGCGGCACAGGTGCAGTGACCTATCAGGTGACCCTGGGGAACTGTTCGATATCCGGAGGCAATGTTCTTAAAGCCGACAGCGGCACCGGTTCATGTTCGATAACAGCGACCAAGGCAGGGGATGCGAATTATAGTCAGGCAACCGCAACAGCTACAGTAACGCTGCAGAAGGCCGTAACAACAACAGCACTTAACGCAAATGTTGCCTTTACTCAACCAGTCCCTACGGTAACGTTGACTGCAACGGTCAGCAGCCCCTCTGGTTCGCCTTCATCCGGTGTCGTGGGGTTTACGGCAAACGGAAGCATCATAGCAGGCTGTGCTGCCGTATCAGTAGTCTCAGGGACAGCGACCTGTACAACCACCTCACTGCTGCCGGGGGTCTATGACATAACGGCTGTGTATAGCGTAAGCGCCAACTATCTGAACAGTACCTCGGCGGTGCTGAAAGTCACGACCCTGCTTGGCAAGATGTCGCGCAACAGCTGGTATCTGTCGCCAGAGGGGTGGATCGTTCGGGCGTATACAAAGGCAGATGCGCCGAATGAGGTATACCTTGAGGTGCTGGACACGGGCAATGTTGTGGTAGCCCCATCGGGTATGGCAGGTATGAGTTCTAACCCCATGCTATTGGCCTCAGATGCAACAGTGCCTGAGGTAGCTCTTGGGTTTAACAGGGCCACAAGGACAGCCTATGTGACGTATACCTCGGCAGGAGGGCGGCAGGAGGTGGAGGTCACGGGCATAAAGGGGAACTCCCCTCTGATAGGAGTTACGCCTGAGCCGGTATTGTTTGGCAATGTGAAGCTGAAGAAGA
- a CDS encoding sigma-54-dependent Fis family transcriptional regulator, whose amino-acid sequence MALDKALIMVVDDCDDVVQAITVYLEDWGYEALPARSGPDALELLDSHRVDLVLSDQEMPGMDGLELLKEIKAWDKDLPFIIMTGYGSIDMAVSAMKQGADDYIQKDYDPDTLKASIMRSLERSRQLTGYRELKDYFGNLYNFQNIITRSPLMLNALKLAEKVALSPGTTVAVYGESGTGKEVLARAIHFASGRMESRFVAINCAGIPTNLLETELFGHVKGAFTGADNDRDGKFDLAQKGTLLLDEIGDMPLELQAKLLRVIQERTYNKIGSNRHIPADLRIIASTHRDLKKMVRECSFREDLYHRINAYPITLPPLRDRVEDIPDLAAHFIRQYRKELGKQIPGISESAMKILLNYQWPGNVRELKNCIERAAILIDGELIRPDHLNIMGRAEEQNVCVPEDEKVRIDLCLDKDVFSLEAAVAQISDEILSRCGNNKSRAADMLKVDRKHFYRRK is encoded by the coding sequence ATGGCGCTTGATAAAGCCCTGATCATGGTTGTTGATGACTGTGACGATGTAGTGCAGGCCATTACAGTATACCTTGAGGACTGGGGTTATGAAGCCCTGCCTGCAAGGTCTGGCCCAGATGCCCTTGAGCTTTTGGACAGCCACCGTGTAGACCTTGTCCTGTCCGATCAGGAGATGCCCGGCATGGACGGCCTCGAACTCCTGAAGGAGATAAAGGCCTGGGACAAAGACCTGCCTTTTATCATTATGACCGGGTATGGAAGCATCGACATGGCTGTCTCCGCCATGAAACAGGGTGCGGATGACTATATACAAAAAGACTATGATCCTGACACGCTGAAGGCGTCAATCATGCGCTCCCTTGAGCGTTCGCGCCAGCTCACAGGGTACCGGGAGCTGAAAGACTATTTCGGCAATCTCTATAATTTTCAAAATATCATCACCCGTTCGCCTCTGATGCTAAATGCGCTCAAACTTGCCGAGAAGGTTGCCTTAAGCCCTGGTACTACGGTCGCTGTTTATGGAGAGAGCGGGACCGGCAAGGAGGTGCTGGCAAGGGCGATCCATTTTGCCTCGGGCAGAATGGAAAGCAGGTTCGTTGCAATAAATTGTGCCGGCATTCCCACCAACCTGCTTGAGACAGAGCTGTTTGGGCATGTAAAGGGAGCCTTTACCGGGGCAGACAATGACCGGGACGGAAAGTTCGACCTTGCACAGAAGGGCACCTTGCTCCTTGATGAGATCGGTGATATGCCGCTTGAACTTCAGGCGAAACTGCTCAGGGTGATTCAGGAGCGCACGTATAATAAGATCGGCTCTAACCGGCATATCCCTGCTGATTTGAGGATAATAGCTTCAACCCACCGGGACCTGAAGAAAATGGTCAGGGAGTGCAGTTTCCGCGAGGACCTCTATCACAGGATTAATGCCTATCCCATAACCCTGCCGCCTTTAAGAGACCGTGTTGAAGATATCCCAGACCTGGCTGCACATTTCATCAGGCAGTACAGAAAAGAACTCGGCAAACAGATACCCGGCATATCAGAGTCAGCCATGAAGATTTTGCTCAATTACCAGTGGCCCGGCAATGTGCGCGAGCTAAAAAACTGCATCGAGCGTGCGGCGATATTGATCGATGGCGAACTGATAAGGCCCGATCACCTGAATATCATGGGACGCGCTGAAGAGCAGAACGTCTGCGTTCCTGAGGATGAAAAGGTGCGCATCGACCTCTGCCTGGATAAGGATGTTTTTTCTCTTGAGGCTGCGGTGGCCCAGATCTCGGATGAGATATTGAGCCGGTGCGGCAACAACAAAAGCCGCGCAGCGGATATGCTGAAGGTCGACAGGAAGCATTTCTACCGCAGAAAATAA
- the surE gene encoding 5'/3'-nucleotidase SurE produces the protein MPIILVTNDDGVHAPGIIALSNAMAALGETYIVAPDRERSAAGHSLTLDRPIKAEQIREHVFSVNGTPTDCVTIGINKLLPRKPDLVVSGINKGANLGDDITYSGTVSAAIEGTIFGIPSIAFSLISDKEYHYETAAFLATKIAAYVLEHSLPFDTLLNVNFPNIQRQEIKGIKITRQGKRIYENSIQETFNPWGEKYYWIGGGRTFWEHGDEADMEAVQENYVSITPIHLDLTNHGALTFLRERWNVSDMLGGMDESV, from the coding sequence ATGCCAATCATATTAGTTACCAATGACGACGGAGTGCATGCACCCGGGATAATAGCGCTCAGCAATGCCATGGCGGCCTTGGGGGAAACGTATATCGTTGCGCCGGACAGAGAACGGTCTGCCGCCGGACATTCCCTCACCCTTGACAGACCGATCAAGGCAGAGCAGATCAGGGAGCATGTATTCAGCGTAAACGGGACTCCAACAGACTGCGTCACGATCGGAATCAACAAACTTCTGCCCCGTAAGCCCGACCTTGTCGTCTCCGGCATCAATAAGGGTGCGAACCTTGGAGATGATATTACCTACTCGGGCACTGTCTCTGCCGCAATTGAGGGCACGATCTTCGGTATTCCCTCGATCGCCTTTTCTCTCATCTCTGATAAAGAGTACCATTACGAGACAGCCGCCTTTCTTGCCACAAAGATAGCCGCCTATGTACTGGAACATTCCCTGCCGTTTGATACCCTGCTGAATGTAAATTTCCCCAATATCCAAAGGCAGGAGATCAAAGGCATCAAGATCACTCGCCAGGGCAAGCGCATTTATGAGAACTCCATTCAGGAGACCTTCAACCCCTGGGGAGAAAAATATTACTGGATCGGCGGCGGAAGAACATTCTGGGAGCATGGAGACGAGGCAGATATGGAGGCAGTGCAGGAAAACTACGTATCAATCACGCCGATCCATCTTGACCTCACGAATCATGGCGCACTCACCTTTCTGAGGGAGCGCTGGAACGTTTCTGACATGCTGGGTGGTATGGATGAATCAGTATGA